The window GGCTGAAGacagagctgctccagctgaaGCTGCGCTTTGGCTTAATAAGCACTGCTTCCTACATTGAAAAGAGCCAACAAATTGGTGGAGGCAGCAACACGGGAAATGgaggctcctcctcctctactcAGTACTACTCCAGTGGTTACTCAAGTGGTTCTCAGGTGATGGTGAACTCTGACTCCTCCGAAACAGAGCAGTCGGGACGCAGTGAAGGCCACAGGCAGCTGGTGAAATACTCCCCACGTGGCTCCCTCTCTGACATGTCTGATGGCTCCTCCAGGGACAGCCCAGAGCCTATCCCCTTTGAAATCAAGCAGGAAGGAGACAGGTTGGAGATGGACATCGCGAATGGCACCACCACCCAGATCATGTTTAACATCCACCGTGGTCTGGCCTCTGTACCCACACACCACCAGATCCAGCAGCATTCTCAGGAGCTAGAGGCTGCATATCACAGCCaagagcaacagcagcagcagcgcctTCACCAACAATCCCAACCCCATCAGGAGCCCGTTACCTCTATCAACACTGTCAGCCAGGCTGCTTCTCATCCACCTGCTGCCCAGAGGAGCGTCATTCTGTATGGTGCCAGCAGTGCCTCTTATCCTGTGGACACCTTGACCAGGACACAGGATGTCGATCTGCAGAACCAGAGCAGCACCAGCAGCCAGATGTGTGTCCGCCAACAGTCCATTACAGAGAGCACCACAGAAACAGTGGCTGAGGTGACAAAGCAGCTAGAGAGGAAGACGTTAGATTCCCCTCCATATGAGCTCTCAGACTGCCATAATGAggcgagagagagacaggtgtaCAGAGTTTGCCAACTTCCCCAGCAGCaactgcagcaggagcagcagcagcaccagcaggaGAGTGATTCATCTGCGGAGCTCCACCACAAACAAGTGGAGGGGGTCAACCACTCACACTTGTACCACCATCTCCAGCAGCCTCATTCATACCTCAGTGCACAAGATGAGGAGCCACCTGTGCTTATTTATGAGGGCGGGCCCAGGCGTGAGGCTTATTACCAAGGCCAATCAAGCTCCTCTAACAAGGACACCACATCTAGTGAAGGAGATCCCTGCAGTCCTGAAAAAGAGGCCTCTACAGATGATGATGAGCCTCCCTCTTCGTCATGCTCAGAAATGGGCAGCTTCCACAACCAACATCTTACCAGCATCCACCAGCCTGCCTCGCCTCTGCCCTCCTCGCAGGCCTGCTCTCAGGCCCAGTGCTGGGACCCTCAGGGGGAGGTGAGGGGAACTGCTCTGCCCCACAAACTGAGACTCAAACACCGGGCCATGAGCACCGggagcagcagtggcagcaacTGTTCCGGACATGAGTCCCCAACCACTCCCCCCTCCGCCACGCCGCCTCCCCTCCCCCAGCATCCTTACTTGTCCCTGACGCCTCCACAGAACTTTAAGCAAGAGAGCTCAGGTGGAGCTTGTAAACAGGTGGCCTCAAGGGAGGGGGCCAGGAAGGAGGGTGGGAAGAAGGAGACAGGTGGACGAAGGAACAAGAGGCGAGATTAGGTGACATTCACATTTAGTTGTTATCACAACTTCAGTGAATGACACAATTTCTCATCTAAGAACTACCCTGCCATCATGCCTTTTGCCCTATAATTGAATCCCCTCTTTCAGCACTTGGGACAGGAAGCTTGGTTTTTCTACTCCactacacccccacccccaccccacccctcaccCCCCAGTAAGGCTGATCATCTTGTAGGGCTGTATTATATTTGTATATAATGTACAGATTTGTCATTTCTTATGTCCTCTCCATATTTACAGATGCACTTTTGTTTATGCGATGAGAAGAGGAATGGAACTGCCCACTTTTTCTACTTTTGTCATCCAACAATATACAGCTGAGTACATCGGTGAAAGCacattttgataaaaaaaaaaaagaaaaaataatgtagAAAAATAAAGACTTCAGGCTTTATCAGTACTAAAATTTTGGTACATATCTGACTGTAGACAAGCATGCACGTGTATGGCTATCTGCCttaattaaaatcaaatgcaaaCATATACTGGGGACATTCCCTCGACCAAAGAAGCACCAACAATATTGTCAATAAGTTCCATACCTCTTCCCAGACCCTACCTCTACCACCCCATACTCTCCCCATTCATTTCCATTATTTCAAAAAAGATCACCATcacctttattttttaagcaCTTGGTTTGTATATTACTGTGATATATGAATATATGTATCTATTTTAAACCTATATTTTAGAAACAAATTTGAATacaaattcaacaaaaaaaacaaacaaaaaaaaaaaaacgcgaCAAATCTTAAGCGCGACGGGAGGTTTCTGAAAGCGACTCTCCTGTTACAAATCTACAGTCTCATCGTCTACTGTGGCTACAGGACCCATTCGATTAAAATCACCTCACTCTTGATTGTTGAGCTTTAGCATTTAGGTAGTTAACGCCTAGTTTACACGGAAATGGCTGTCCAGTCTGACGCGCCAACAGCACTGAATGGAGAACGCGTTGTTCCCTGAGGCAAAggcctcattaaaaaaaaaaaaaaatgcttggatTTACTTACCTTTAACCAGCCTTTAAATATTCGGTGGACTTCACCAGCTGCAGGCTATGAGCCTTTAGTTTATTTGAGCTTTATCGACCATATCTTCTTGTTGTTACCATTCACTGGCCCAATGTATTTATTGCCCCCTCCTCCCCACATGCCCATCACTGTAGAAAAGCCCACGGGAACATAGATGGGAGAATGTGTACAGATCTTTTTAGATGCATACTGCAGCCTTGAGTTTGAACTTTCGTGTAGGCATGGGATGCTTGGGGGAGGCCCAAAAGCAGGAGGAATTAGGTCACATTCTTATGAAACACACTACAGTGCACTGAGTCTAAAAGTTCCTCCTGCGTAAACACCTAAAAAGAGAGCCCTCTGCGACTACTGTTTAATTATATTGTCATGAAATGTGGTTTTGTAGTGTGACCAAACGTGGCCTTTATGGCCTATATTCGATCCTACATAACTGAGTTATCACGGCTTATAAGCTGAAGCCATAGCAGAGTTCTCTAACTCTCTGGATGAGTTAAAGCTCCTAAATTTATGAAGAGGGGGGGCCCTCCCTTGTTTCCCATGTTCCTCCGTCATTCATTTCAGGGGTTGCTCATGGTAGTTCTGCCACTGGGCAGTGCTGAATTGCCTTCACTGGATTCTAGTTTAAAAAGTCTATGTACCATGTTTGGCTTTTTGGTGCTTGTGTATAAATGTAAAGTTTCCCCTCCCCACCCTCAAACAACACTGTAATGTTTGTTTCATTGGTtttatatccttttttttttttagtcaaggTGATGTTCTCTTTTCCTCTATACTGTGTCTTTCTTTCCTACTGACTGTGATGACATGTATTTGCCTCatctcccccctcccccccaccaccaccattttCAGTGTGTATTAATCAGTaatgtttgtggttttgctgatggttttaatgaaaaaagaccaggacaaaaaaaaaaaaagaacagacaaAGATGTGCGGTGTGTAGAGACGAGTGGCGGTTGGTCTGGTTGGTCATTACCATCGCTTCCTTTTGACATATGTAAAGACACTAATGTTCATTGTGGAAGATGGGAGCATTTCAagataaatcaaataaaaaaaataatgttgacCTGTCAACATATCGAGAAAAGGTCTTGTTTTTCTCTGCGTTTTTGTGGCTTACTGCATTTGCACCTGCTTCGACGTTACGCACGCGTTTGCGTCCACAGAATGGGCCGACTTTTGCAGCTCAGAGCGCAGGGCTGACACTGAAGTGAGCAGTCATTCTGATCTGTGCGAGACTCTTGGCTGACAGCGGCCCAAACGCAGCCTGTAGGCAGCGCATCCAAGCTGGAAGCCTAGTTTCTCATGCCATCAacagagatgatgatgatgatccatAAATCTTATGCCAGAATCAGCAGTTAGGTAATAATTACTCAGTGATTGACATAAGAGAGTGAGTCACCATGAGAAAGCAAACAAATTAGtgcaagattatttttttccctgtattTCTTGAAGGTTAAAAGATTTTCGGTGATATCTGTTTCCCGTAAAGTCTGGATGACCTTTAGATCTTTCTGGCTAGTCTCAAAAAGTTTAGCAGGCACGCCTTGTTTTCACTGAACAGAGATAACCTGAGCACTGAGCTTAATGTCCCCAAGGGcaactctttttatttttttttggcatctaAAACCAATCTGCAATGAAAGGAGCCTCGCAgtgacacactgacacactttGCCTGGTGGCTCCAGAACGCTCCCCGGCAAGCCTGTCTGATGTAACACTGGCCTACTTCTACTCATAGACATAAgcttattgcatgaaataaccACCAAACGTTACACT is drawn from Archocentrus centrarchus isolate MPI-CPG fArcCen1 chromosome 8, fArcCen1, whole genome shotgun sequence and contains these coding sequences:
- the nfil3-2 gene encoding nuclear factor, interleukin 3 regulated, member 2 isoform X2: MENLTSALKTLSKNSGNNLNCLETFSSYEESSVQGTPARMGRLIKPKPNMTCRRKREFISDEKKDASYWEKRRKNNEAAKRSREKRRLNDMVLENRVIALNDENVRLKTELLQLKLRFGLISTASYIEKSQQIGGGSNTGNGGSSSSTQYYSSGYSSGSQVMVNSDSSRDSPEPIPFEIKQEGDRLEMDIANGTTTQIMFNIHRGLASVPTHHQIQQHSQELEAAYHSQEQQQQQRLHQQSQPHQEPVTSINTVSQAASHPPAAQRSVILYGASSASYPVDTLTRTQDVDLQNQSSTSSQMCVRQQSITESTTETVAEVTKQLERKTLDSPPYELSDCHNEARERQVYRVCQLPQQQLQQEQQQHQQESDSSAELHHKQVEGVNHSHLYHHLQQPHSYLSAQDEEPPVLIYEGGPRREAYYQGQSSSSNKDTTSSEGDPCSPEKEASTDDDEPPSSSCSEMGSFHNQHLTSIHQPASPLPSSQACSQAQCWDPQGEVRGTALPHKLRLKHRAMSTGSSSGSNCSGHESPTTPPSATPPPLPQHPYLSLTPPQNFKQESSGGACKQVASREGARKEGGKKETGGRRNKRRD
- the nfil3-2 gene encoding nuclear factor, interleukin 3 regulated, member 2 isoform X1 encodes the protein MENLTSALKTLSKNSGNNLNCLETFSSYEESSVQGTPARMGRLIKPKPNMTCRRKREFISDEKKDASYWEKRRKNNEAAKRSREKRRLNDMVLENRVIALNDENVRLKTELLQLKLRFGLISTASYIEKSQQIGGGSNTGNGGSSSSTQYYSSGYSSGSQVMVNSDSSETEQSGRSEGHRQLVKYSPRGSLSDMSDGSSRDSPEPIPFEIKQEGDRLEMDIANGTTTQIMFNIHRGLASVPTHHQIQQHSQELEAAYHSQEQQQQQRLHQQSQPHQEPVTSINTVSQAASHPPAAQRSVILYGASSASYPVDTLTRTQDVDLQNQSSTSSQMCVRQQSITESTTETVAEVTKQLERKTLDSPPYELSDCHNEARERQVYRVCQLPQQQLQQEQQQHQQESDSSAELHHKQVEGVNHSHLYHHLQQPHSYLSAQDEEPPVLIYEGGPRREAYYQGQSSSSNKDTTSSEGDPCSPEKEASTDDDEPPSSSCSEMGSFHNQHLTSIHQPASPLPSSQACSQAQCWDPQGEVRGTALPHKLRLKHRAMSTGSSSGSNCSGHESPTTPPSATPPPLPQHPYLSLTPPQNFKQESSGGACKQVASREGARKEGGKKETGGRRNKRRD